From Hylaeus volcanicus isolate JK05 chromosome 2, UHH_iyHylVolc1.0_haploid, whole genome shotgun sequence, the proteins below share one genomic window:
- the LOC128872876 gene encoding actin-related protein 2/3 complex subunit 1A-A, whose amino-acid sequence MTDVLSLGVDAISCHAWNKDKKEVAVCPNNNEIQVHKRTSNGWKLLQNLQEHDMHVMGLDWAPNTNRIVTCSADKNAYVWTQEGDGKWNPAWVLLRINRAATCVKWSPLENKFAVGSGGRVIAVCYFVSENNWWQCKHIKRPLRSTVTTVDWHPDNKVLVAGSTDYKVRVFSAFISDMEDAPGTSPWGQSNTLGTLLAEFQNSPNGGGWIHSVAFSPCGNKICWVAHNSSICIADATKGNAIVRLYTKHLPFLSCVWMGSNSIVAAGHSCMPMLYSIDNNGQLCFVSKLDNTQKKEAAGLSAMRKFQSLDRQARTDTNDNALDSIHQNTINCVRRVSDNEFSTSSLDGQLVVWDLKLLENSIAGLKIA is encoded by the exons ATGACAGATGTTCTTAGCTTAGGTGTCGATGCTATCAGCTGTCATGCTTGGAATAAAGACAAAAAAG AAGTGGCTGTCTGTCCAAATAATAACGAGATTCAAGTTCACAAACGTACATCGAATGGTTGGAAATTACTGCAGAATCTACAAGAACACGATATGCATGTCATGGGACTCGATTGGGCACCGAATACTAACCGTATAGTAACCTGTTCCGCGGATAAGAATGCATACGTTTGGACGCAAGAAGGAGATGGAAAGTGGAATCCAGCTTGGGTGCTCTTAAGAATAAATCGAGCTGCAACTTGTGTAAAATGGTCTCCTTTAG aaaataaatttgccgTCGGATCTGGAGGTAGAGTAATAGCTGTATGTTACTTTGTCTCTGAGAATAATTGGTGGCAATGTAAGCATATAAAGCGTCCGTTAAGGTCCACTGTAACCACAGTCGATTGGCATCCAGACAACAAAGTTTTGGTTGCCGGATCCACTGACTACAAAGTTCGTGTCTTTAGCGCTTTTATCAGCGACATGGAGGATGCGCCAGGGACAAGTCCTTGGGGTCAAAGTAATACTTTAGGAACGTTACTCGCCGAATTCCAAAACAGTCCCAATGGAG GGGGTTGGATACATTCTGTTGCATTTAGTCCTTGcggtaataaaatttgttgggTGGCGCACAATTCATCTATATGCATCGCGGATGCTACCAAAGGAAATGCAATTGTACGATTGTACACAAagcatttgccatttttaAGTTGCGTTTGGATGGGATCCAATTCCATTGTTGCCGcg GGTCATAGTTGTATGCCCATGCTATATTCCATAGACAACAATGGTCAACTGTGTTTTGTATCGAAGTTAGAcaacacacaaaaaaaagaagctgCCGGATTATCGGCGATGCGTAAATTCCAATCGTTGGATCGGCAAGCGAGAACCGATACGAACGACAACGCCTTGGACAGTATACACCAAAATACAATTAACTGCGTACGCAGAGTATCCGATAACGAATTTAGTACGAGCAGTTTAGACGGTCAACTCGTAGTATGGGATCTCAAG CTTTTAGAGAATTCCATCGCCGGTCTCAAGATAGCataa